Within the Blastocatellia bacterium genome, the region GCCAGGGTGTAGCCGCGATCACGAGCGATCTGAAAGAGCGTCGCGATGATCTGCTCCAACTCCAGTCGCTCGCCCGGAGGTTGCTCGGCAACCGGGCCGCGCACATAGATGCCGCTGCCTTTGCGAAACTCGACCCAGCCGCGCGCCGCCAGGTCGCGGTAGGCGGCGCTCACCGTGTTGGCATGGATTTGAAAGCGTTGCGCCAGCTCGCGCGTGCTCGGCAATCGCTGGCCGGGCTTGAGGTCGAAGCTGACGATGCCGAGCAGAATCTGCGTGGCGAGTTGCTCACGCAGCGGCACATCACTGTTCTTCGATAACCAGAGGCGCATAAAGAAGTAAAAAGTAAAAAGTAAAAAGTAAAAAGTAAGGCAGGGATTCAATAGGTAGGTCCGGCCTATTGATAATCCGGCTCCTCACTTTTGCCTTTTTACTTTTTACTTTTGCCTTAAATCACCGTGCCGTCGGCGATGACGCCGTGCTTCGGCACAATGACGAGGCCGTCACGAATGAAATACCCGTCACCGTCATACTCCTGGTGGCGGGTCTCGTTGAGGATCTGCACGCCTGCGCCGATGCGGGCGTTCTTATCGATGATGGCGCGGCGGATGAAGCAGTTCGGGCCGATGCCGACACGCGGATAGCCTTTGTTGATGTCGCCCTGCATCTCTTCGATGGTTTGATAAAAGTCCGCGCCCATCATCAGCACGCCTTCCAGGCGCGAGCCATGCTCGACGCGGCTGCGGATGCCGATGATCGAATCGGTGATCGTCGCGCCGTTGATGATGCAGCCTTCGGTAATGATCGAGCTCTGGATGCGGCAATCCAACAGCTTCGAGCCCGGCAGGTAGCGCGGGCGCGTGTAGATCGGCGCTTGGGCGTCGAAGAAGTTGAACGGCGGCAGCGGCAACGTCATCTCGATGTTGGCGCGGTAGAAGGCGCCAATCGTGCCGATGTCTTCCCAGTACCCGTCGAACAGGTGCGCCTGCACGTTGAAGCGCGCCAGCGCTTGCGGCAGGATCTCTTTGCCGAAGTCAATGGCGTTCGGCATCTCGCTAACCAGTAACTGTTCGAGCGCCTCCTTGCGAAAGACGTAGATGCCCATCGAAGCCAGAAACGGGCGGCGTTGCGCCTGTTCGGGCGACAACCCCAGCACAGAGGTGTCAACGCGCATGGGGTTGAGCGCCTCGCCTTTCGGCTTCTCGCTGAACTCGATGATGCGCCCGGTGTTATCGATCTTCAGCAGGCCAAATCCCGATGCGTCTTCTTCGCGCGCCGCCGTCACCGCCACGGTAATGTCAGCGCCGGTCTCTTCGTGGCGGCGCAGGAAGTCGCGGTAGTCCATGCGATAGAGATGGTCGCCGGCGAGAATCAGCACCGTGTCGCCTTTGTTATCGGCCAGGTGCCCGTAGGACTGGCGCACGGCGTCGGCGGTGCCTTGAAACCAGTCGGGACTTTCGGGAGTGATTTCGGC harbors:
- a CDS encoding glucose-1-phosphate adenylyltransferase, with the translated sequence MNDVVAIILGGGVGQRLFPLTRLRAKPAVPLGGKYRLIDIPVSNCINSDVMRIFILTQYNSASLNRHISRTYRFSPFTNGFVEIIAAEITPESPDWFQGTADAVRQSYGHLADNKGDTVLILAGDHLYRMDYRDFLRRHEETGADITVAVTAAREEDASGFGLLKIDNTGRIIEFSEKPKGEALNPMRVDTSVLGLSPEQAQRRPFLASMGIYVFRKEALEQLLVSEMPNAIDFGKEILPQALARFNVQAHLFDGYWEDIGTIGAFYRANIEMTLPLPPFNFFDAQAPIYTRPRYLPGSKLLDCRIQSSIITEGCIINGATITDSIIGIRSRVEHGSRLEGVLMMGADFYQTIEEMQGDINKGYPRVGIGPNCFIRRAIIDKNARIGAGVQILNETRHQEYDGDGYFIRDGLVIVPKHGVIADGTVI